ATTGAAGAAAATCTTAATTTACATCGCCCTTTGCTTGATCAGTATCAGACTTGGCTATTTCAAGTGCTTAGGGGGGATTTTTCAACTTCATTGATGAGCGGGGAAAGTGTCTCTTCAATCATTGCTGAGCGCATACCCTATACGCTTATTTTGGGTGGAAGTGCTTTTGTATTGTTGATTTTTTTTTCAATTATCCTAGCTTTTTTGTCTCTGTGGTCCTCATCTCTTGATCGTTGCATTGCTTTTTTGGGGATGGGGTTTGTTTCTTTGCCAACTTTTTCTTTGGGACTGTTGCTTATTTTGTTTTTAAGTGTCAAATGGAGTGTGTTTCCAAGCTCTGGTGCAAGTGATATTGGGATGGAAGATCAAATCAGCAATCGTCTTTTACATTTGGCACTGCCTGTAATGACATTGGTGATCTCTCATCTAGGAATCTTTACTCAATTTGTGCGTACGACTTTGATTGATGCTTTAAATCAAGAGTTTATTCAGTTTGGATTGGCACGAGGATTGAGCTTATTTTATATTTATATGCATTGGGTTTTGAAGTATGCTCTTTCCCCTATAGTGGCTTATTTTTCAGCATCATTTGTGAGTTTTATGATGGGGACCTATGTTGTTGAGGGTGTGTTTAGTTATGGAGGGATTGGTCAAACTCTTATCAATGGATTGATTTTTAAAGATTATCCTTTAGTGTTAGCAATTTTGCTTATGAGCTTTGCAAGTGTTTTGGTGGTTAATTTTTTGGCAGATTGTTTGTGTGCAAAACTCAATCAGGGAAGAGTATGAAGTTTTGGTTATGTTTTCTCCTTGTGATATGTTTATTTGTTTTGTTTTTTCCAATTAAAGAAGATGTGATTCTCTTAAATCAAGCCAAGCTTCCTCCAAGTCCTTCTCATTGGTTTGGAACGGATTTGTTAGGAAGGGATTTGTTTTTGCGTATTGTCTCTGCTCTAAAAGTCTCTTTCTTGGTGGGTATTGGTGCTTCTAGTTTGGCTTTTATGTTTGCAGTTTGTTATGTGATGTTTTTTCATTTTTTTATGCATTCATTGGGAGTGCGAATTATTGAGATATTTTTAGCTCTTCCATCATTGATGCTTGTTATGTTTGTGCAGAGTTTTTTGAATGGGGGGATTTTAACGATGATTGTTGTGATTGCATCGGGACATTGGGCTTTAATCGCAAAAGTTTTGGATAGTGAGATTTTAAAGATTGAGCAACAAGATTATTATCAATGTTCAAGGATGCTAGGGGTTTCAAGATTTCGTGCTCTTTGGAGTGAAATTTTGCCTGCGTGTGTGAATGTGATGGTTGTTTTGTGGATTTTGAATTTTGCCCATGCAATTGGTAATGAGGCAACTTTAAGTTTTTTTGGGCTTGGGATTGAGCCCAGTAAAGCAAGCCTTGGAAATATTTTGGCAGATTCTGCTAAGGCAATTTTTATTGGTGGATGGTGGATGATTGTTTTTCCAGTTTTGGCATTAATGATGATGATTTTGCCAATGTTGTTTGTTGCCAATGATATGCAAAAGAGAACATCGGTATGCTAGAGATTCAGAATCTCACTCTAGCTTTGGGAGAGAAAATCATTCTAGATCGCTTGAGTCTTGCACCTTTTTTTGGAAATTTGGGTGTCATTGGCGAAAGTGGTAGTGGGAAAAGTTCTTTCTTGAAATCTTTGATTGTTCTTTTTTCTTCACCTTTTATTCTTGAGGCGCAGACTTTGAGGGTGAATGGATGGAATGTTTTGCACCTAGATCAAAGGGCCTTGAGGATGTTTAGGAGTCGTGTCGGGTATGTTTCTGCTGAGATTTATGGAGGGTTTTATCCTTTGAGTGATATTGGATGTGTTTTTGATTCTCTGCTTGCCTATCACAACAAAAAACTAAACAAAAAACAAAGGAAACTTTTATCATTTGAAATGATGGAGAGAGTGGGGTTGGAAAATCTTGATTTGATTTGGCATAGTTATATCCGAGAGTTGAGTGGTGGAATGGCGAGGCGCGTGCAACTTGCTCTGTGTCTTGTCTGTGGTGCAAAGATTTTGTTATGTGATGAAATTACCGCCTCATTAGATGAAGAGAATGCCCAACGCATTATTCAACTTTTGAAAGAAATGAGAATCCCGCTTATATTTGCAACTCATCATTTATCCTATCTTAAGGAATTATGCAACGAAGTGATTGTCCTGCAGAAGGGGAAAATTATCGAACAAAATACAAAGGAGAGTTTTTTTCATTCTTCGCAAAGTGATTATGGACGATCCTTGCTTCAAGCTTGGAAAAATAAATGCTAGAAGTATCTAATCTTTCTTTTGTTTATTATAAAGAAAAGCATTTCTATCTTCCAAAAGTGCGTGTTCCCATCTTTGATCAAATTAATTTTTCATTATCTTTGGGGGAAAATCTTTTGGTGTATGGATCTAGCGGGAGTGGAAAAAGTACTTTAGGAAAAGTCTTAGCTGGATTGCTTAAACCTTATAAGGGAGAGATAAGGCTAGGGGGAGAGAGGATTTTTGGGATTGCTCCCCATAGGATTCAATATATTTTTCAAGATCAAAAAACTGCACTCAATCCTTATAAAAATGTGAAAAGGTTGATTGGAGATGTTGTAGGAAAAACATTAGATATATCTCAGATTTTGGATCAATTTGCTTTAGATGAACGTATTTTGGGTCTTAGATCTCGCGCATTAAGCAGTGGAGAGGCACAAAGAGTAGGGTTGCTTAGAGCATTATTGCTTAGACCAAAAGTATTGATTTGTGATGAGATTTTGGAATCTTTGGATATTTTGACAGCAAATCAAATCCTTGAAATTTTGAAAACATACCAAAGGCAAAATCAAATGAGTTATATCTTTATTTCACATCAAAAAAGGCTCTTTGAAGGAATGTATCAAAAAACTCTCTATCTTTCTTAGGGAATCAGTTGCTTGCTCGGAAAGGGACCACTGGGATTTGGTTTGATTTGAAAGGGATGTTTGAAATCAAGGGGGTTGATTTTTGTATGACAATCAATGCACTGGCGTATGACTTGATGAGCTTGAGATAGGGGAGGGGTTAAGAGTTTTTGGGATTGATGACAAGCAAAGCAATCTTGTCCGCACCCTCCCATGTCAATTTGAGCCATTTTTTCATCCGTATGACAGCTTTTACATTCTGTCATTGGAATATGTCTTTGATCATTTTTATAATCTAGCTTTGCATGACAGCTTGCACAATCTCCTTGGCAAGCCCAAGATAACAAAAATGAAATTAAAAAAACAAAAATGAAGCGCATCTACCATCCTAAGCTGAAATCATAAAAACTAAAGCCAAGCATTACAACAGAAGTATGAATATTGTTTAGTTTGAGTTGATAGGCATAGTTATATCCATAACGATAAGATAGATTGATCCCATACCCTTGACCAACATCAAAGAATGCTCCAACTTCTGCATCAAGTCCATAGGTATTGAATTGTCGATTTTGGTATTCAAAGGGAAAGTGTGTAAGTTTCATTCCAAGTTTTAAAAAAGGAATCACTCTTCCATCCCATAATCGACCACCAATTTTAACGCCACCAAAAAGCCCATACAATGCATTGCTCTTTCCCCCTCCTGCAGCGCCATCAAGATAGAGCCCAATGAGTGTGTCATATCCTTTTTCCTCATTTAAAAGCCACCCCATATCAAGAGTAAAGATGAGACTATTGAGAGAATGGACATTGAAAAGCTGGGGATGTGTAAAGTTGGCATAAGAAAAATGCACACCAAAAGAGGCATAGTATGGAGAATTTACTTGTGCGGGGAGAAATTTAGATTTGGGTTGATTTTGAGGTGATATATCAAATTGCTCTATCGCGTCGTTTGCTGTGCTTAAAGAAAAAAGAAACATAAAAATAGCAAAGCATTTTTTCAAGCTTTAAATCCTTTTTTGGCAAATTCAACGATTTTTCCATGAAATCGTGCATAAAGTTGGGCAAGAGAAATTTCAAATGGATAAAGATTTTGAATTTTATCAAAATGGTTGCAAATTGTTTGAGTGATCCAATTTTGTATTTCTTCATAGTCTTGCATTTCATATCCATATAAACAAAGCAAGCGATAGGTATATTGATCGATCACCATAATATCTCTTAAGCAAGCATAATTCAAAATCGTATCACGCGTTTCAGGACCAATTCCTTTTTGTGAAATGAGCCATTGTCCATCTGTTTCTTGGGTGAAGGCGTGATAGCTTCCAAAGTCTTTTAATATGTTTTGAGCTAGTTTGATAAGGCGTGTAGCCTTTTGGTTGGCAAATCCGCTTGAAGTGATGAGTTGGGCAAGATGCGAGGGATTAGATTTGGATAGCCGATACAGATTTTCTTCATTTTGATTGAAGATAAGAAGATTGGATGATTGAAGATTTTGGAGGGATTTTTGCACATTGGTCCATTTGGTATTTTGCGTAAGAATTGCACCAATAACCGCTTCAAAATCTCCATGATTTGGCCACCACCATGATGGAGAATCTCTCAAAAGATCCAAGGAGTGAAGAAAAGTAAAAAGTTCATATGAATTAGTCAAAAAAATCCCCTAAAGATTGAGTTGGATTCAAAGCATGATCCCCCCACCCCTCAAAAGAGAGAAGGGAAGCTTTTGCTTTTTAAGGATTAGCTAAGAAGTCTTAGAATATTTTGTTGTAGTGCGTTTGCTTGTGAGAGTGCATAACTTCCAGATTGAGCAAGAATGCTATATTTGCTAAAGTCTGAAGACTCTGCAGCAAAGTCTACATCTCTAATTTGAGATTCGGCAGCTTTTACATTCACTTGAGTGACTGTAATGTTGTCCATTGTACTTGTCATTTGATTTTGGACAGAACCCATATCAGCTCTAACTTTATCAAGTGTTTTTTGAGCAGATTCTGCAATATTCATAACAACCATAGCACCAATCAATGTTGTCACACCAGCTCCAAGTCCTGTCGCACCGCTTGCGATGACCGCATTTTGGTTTCCTCCAGCTGCAGATCGAACGCTTGCTCCA
Above is a window of Helicobacter kayseriensis DNA encoding:
- a CDS encoding ABC transporter permease; this encodes MALALLGIFGNGENDLRAIGRLVFGIFALWGVSFLGFVLIYYSQGSVAFANVSQGMSPAMRFQIEENLNLHRPLLDQYQTWLFQVLRGDFSTSLMSGESVSSIIAERIPYTLILGGSAFVLLIFFSIILAFLSLWSSSLDRCIAFLGMGFVSLPTFSLGLLLILFLSVKWSVFPSSGASDIGMEDQISNRLLHLALPVMTLVISHLGIFTQFVRTTLIDALNQEFIQFGLARGLSLFYIYMHWVLKYALSPIVAYFSASFVSFMMGTYVVEGVFSYGGIGQTLINGLIFKDYPLVLAILLMSFASVLVVNFLADCLCAKLNQGRV
- a CDS encoding 3-methyladenine DNA glycosylase gives rise to the protein MTNSYELFTFLHSLDLLRDSPSWWWPNHGDFEAVIGAILTQNTKWTNVQKSLQNLQSSNLLIFNQNEENLYRLSKSNPSHLAQLITSSGFANQKATRLIKLAQNILKDFGSYHAFTQETDGQWLISQKGIGPETRDTILNYACLRDIMVIDQYTYRLLCLYGYEMQDYEEIQNWITQTICNHFDKIQNLYPFEISLAQLYARFHGKIVEFAKKGFKA
- a CDS encoding ABC transporter permease; the encoded protein is MKFWLCFLLVICLFVLFFPIKEDVILLNQAKLPPSPSHWFGTDLLGRDLFLRIVSALKVSFLVGIGASSLAFMFAVCYVMFFHFFMHSLGVRIIEIFLALPSLMLVMFVQSFLNGGILTMIVVIASGHWALIAKVLDSEILKIEQQDYYQCSRMLGVSRFRALWSEILPACVNVMVVLWILNFAHAIGNEATLSFFGLGIEPSKASLGNILADSAKAIFIGGWWMIVFPVLALMMMILPMLFVANDMQKRTSVC
- a CDS encoding ATP-binding cassette domain-containing protein; amino-acid sequence: MLEVSNLSFVYYKEKHFYLPKVRVPIFDQINFSLSLGENLLVYGSSGSGKSTLGKVLAGLLKPYKGEIRLGGERIFGIAPHRIQYIFQDQKTALNPYKNVKRLIGDVVGKTLDISQILDQFALDERILGLRSRALSSGEAQRVGLLRALLLRPKVLICDEILESLDILTANQILEILKTYQRQNQMSYIFISHQKRLFEGMYQKTLYLS
- a CDS encoding ATP-binding cassette domain-containing protein, with translation MLEIQNLTLALGEKIILDRLSLAPFFGNLGVIGESGSGKSSFLKSLIVLFSSPFILEAQTLRVNGWNVLHLDQRALRMFRSRVGYVSAEIYGGFYPLSDIGCVFDSLLAYHNKKLNKKQRKLLSFEMMERVGLENLDLIWHSYIRELSGGMARRVQLALCLVCGAKILLCDEITASLDEENAQRIIQLLKEMRIPLIFATHHLSYLKELCNEVIVLQKGKIIEQNTKESFFHSSQSDYGRSLLQAWKNKC